In Parasegetibacter sp. NRK P23, a single genomic region encodes these proteins:
- the topA gene encoding type I DNA topoisomerase encodes MAKNLLIVESPAKAKTIEKILGKDFEVKSCYGHIRDLEKDDMGIDIANNYQPRYTVPDEKEKVVRDLRQLAKKADEVWLASDEDREGESISWHLAEVLGLDPATTKRIVFHEITAPAIKKAVSNPRHINLNLVNAQQARRVLDRLVGFELSPVLWRKVGMQRSLSAGRVQSVAVRLIVEREREINNFLPESSYKIEAFFSALNISSKKVTFKAEGPSKLNNPETAEKFLESCKGANYRVSDIQVKPAKRTPAAPFTTSTLQQEASRKLGYGVSRTMLLAQKLYESGNITYMRTDSINLSDTAMEDIKNEINRSYGGNYYQPRKYKNKNESAQEAHEAIRPTYMSNHTVDDPDAKRLYDLIWKRTIASQMSDAEFEKTIAKIDISTNREQLTATGEVLKFDGFLKAYTEGKDEEEEDTDAEGMLPPLAVNQQLDLEEMTATEKFTRPAPRYTEASLVKKLEELGIGRPSTYAPTITTIMKRNYVEKRDKDGIKREVHIIRLDKGNQLKKEVSIENTGAEKGKLFPTDLGMVVTDFLKQHFKNVMDYNFTAKIEEEFDEIADGKLKWNKMIDSFYRPFHSDIEVTLETAERAKGERELGIEPETGKRVIARMGRYGPMVQIGEATDEEKPRFAKLKTDQSIETISMEEAMDLFKLPLTLGEYKEKEVSVNVGRFGPYVKWGEEYISLPKGEDPLTVDIDRAIHLIGEKELADAPIAMYEGKPVTKGKGRFGPFIKWNDLFINIPRAYNFDQLTQADCRELIEKKLDKEANRYIQQWPSEKISIENGRWGPFVRFGKKMLKLGRKADNTKYTAEEAAEISLEEVKKMIEAELPDAFTKKAPAKKAAPKKAAAKKTAPKKAAPKKKA; translated from the coding sequence ATGGCAAAGAATTTACTGATCGTGGAGTCGCCGGCCAAAGCCAAAACCATCGAGAAGATCCTGGGAAAAGATTTCGAGGTGAAGAGTTGTTACGGGCATATCCGCGACTTGGAGAAAGATGATATGGGAATTGATATAGCCAATAATTATCAACCCCGTTACACCGTTCCTGATGAAAAGGAAAAGGTGGTGCGCGACCTGCGTCAGCTTGCCAAAAAAGCCGATGAGGTTTGGCTCGCATCGGATGAGGACCGGGAAGGAGAAAGTATATCCTGGCACCTTGCGGAAGTGCTGGGACTCGACCCGGCCACTACCAAACGCATCGTTTTCCACGAAATTACCGCACCCGCCATTAAAAAAGCGGTGAGCAACCCAAGACACATCAACCTTAACCTGGTGAATGCACAACAGGCCCGCCGTGTACTCGACAGGCTCGTGGGCTTCGAACTCAGTCCCGTACTCTGGCGCAAAGTAGGCATGCAACGCAGTCTCAGCGCCGGAAGGGTGCAAAGTGTTGCCGTAAGGCTCATCGTGGAAAGGGAACGTGAGATCAATAACTTCCTGCCCGAAAGCAGTTATAAAATAGAAGCTTTCTTCTCCGCCCTCAACATCAGCAGTAAAAAAGTAACCTTCAAAGCCGAAGGTCCTTCCAAACTGAATAATCCTGAAACCGCGGAAAAATTCCTCGAAAGCTGTAAAGGTGCGAATTACCGTGTATCAGACATCCAGGTGAAGCCCGCCAAACGTACGCCGGCTGCACCTTTCACCACTTCCACCCTTCAGCAGGAAGCCTCCAGGAAACTGGGATATGGGGTAAGCAGAACGATGTTGCTCGCGCAGAAACTGTACGAAAGCGGTAACATCACTTATATGCGTACGGACAGTATCAACCTGAGCGATACGGCCATGGAAGATATCAAGAACGAGATCAACCGTTCCTATGGCGGCAATTATTACCAGCCGAGGAAATACAAGAATAAAAATGAAAGCGCGCAGGAAGCGCACGAAGCCATCCGCCCCACCTACATGAGCAATCATACCGTAGATGATCCGGACGCCAAAAGATTATACGACCTGATCTGGAAAAGAACCATCGCCTCACAAATGAGTGACGCGGAATTCGAAAAAACCATCGCGAAAATTGACATCTCCACCAACCGGGAGCAACTTACCGCCACCGGTGAAGTGCTGAAGTTCGATGGTTTCCTCAAAGCTTATACCGAAGGAAAAGATGAGGAAGAAGAGGATACTGACGCTGAAGGCATGTTGCCACCGCTGGCCGTGAACCAGCAGCTCGACCTAGAGGAAATGACGGCCACTGAAAAATTCACCCGCCCTGCTCCGCGTTATACGGAAGCATCACTCGTAAAAAAACTGGAAGAACTCGGCATTGGACGCCCCTCCACTTATGCGCCCACGATCACCACGATCATGAAACGCAATTACGTGGAGAAACGCGATAAGGACGGGATCAAACGCGAAGTGCACATCATCCGCCTCGATAAGGGCAACCAACTTAAAAAGGAAGTTTCCATTGAAAATACCGGTGCTGAAAAAGGAAAATTGTTCCCCACCGACCTCGGTATGGTGGTCACCGATTTCCTGAAGCAACATTTCAAAAACGTGATGGACTACAACTTCACGGCCAAAATCGAGGAAGAATTTGATGAGATCGCTGATGGCAAACTGAAGTGGAATAAAATGATCGACAGCTTCTACCGGCCCTTCCACAGCGATATCGAGGTAACCCTTGAAACCGCTGAACGTGCCAAAGGAGAACGCGAACTCGGTATTGAACCCGAAACAGGCAAACGTGTGATCGCCAGGATGGGACGTTATGGGCCCATGGTACAGATCGGGGAAGCCACTGATGAAGAAAAACCACGCTTCGCCAAACTGAAAACGGACCAGAGCATTGAAACCATCTCCATGGAAGAAGCCATGGACCTGTTCAAACTCCCGCTCACCTTAGGGGAATACAAGGAAAAAGAAGTCTCAGTGAATGTAGGCAGGTTCGGCCCGTATGTGAAATGGGGCGAGGAATACATCTCCCTTCCAAAAGGAGAAGACCCGCTGACGGTAGACATTGACCGCGCCATTCATCTGATCGGCGAAAAAGAACTTGCGGACGCCCCGATAGCCATGTACGAGGGCAAACCCGTTACCAAAGGCAAGGGAAGGTTCGGGCCATTCATCAAGTGGAACGATCTTTTCATCAACATACCCAGGGCATACAATTTCGACCAGCTTACACAGGCGGATTGCCGGGAACTGATCGAAAAGAAACTGGATAAAGAGGCGAACAGGTACATACAACAGTGGCCATCGGAGAAGATATCGATTGAGAACGGAAGATGGGGCCCCTTTGTACGCTTCGGTAAAAAGATGCTTAAATTGGGTAGAAAAGCGGATAATACGAAATACACCGCTGAAGAAGCCGCGGAGATCAGCCTGGAAGAAGTTAAAAAGATGATTGAAGCTGAATTGCCGGATGCTTTTACCAAAAAGGCCCCTGCCAAAAAAGCGGCCCCGAAGAAAGCAGCCGCGAAAAAAACAGCTCCTAAAAAGGCCGCACCCAAAAAGAAGGCCTAA
- a CDS encoding transglutaminase-like domain-containing protein: protein MNETKEISALFHLIDDPDEEVFSTVANRIVGYGKPIIPNLEHLWENTPQEAVQLRIELLIHRLHYKDLLADFTQWASMKEPDLLSGAILVARFQYPDLVVSQVLQEVEKLRRNVWLELNTYLTSLEQANVLGTILYNYFNLKGLETSYQQPNDFLINKVLDAKKGNPVGNGILYLILCEMLEVSIKVINIPRQFILAYFDSEFDFEEMRQEPEDKIQFYIDPMNGHVYTQQDIETYFKRISVPPTVSYFKPFSNKRVIQHLLEELAKCFEDEKNLYKKEELLQLANIVHP, encoded by the coding sequence ATGAATGAAACGAAAGAAATATCGGCCCTTTTTCATTTGATAGACGACCCCGATGAAGAAGTTTTCAGTACGGTGGCGAACAGGATCGTGGGCTATGGAAAACCTATCATTCCGAACCTGGAGCACCTTTGGGAAAATACCCCCCAGGAAGCGGTACAATTACGTATTGAACTGCTGATCCACCGGCTGCATTATAAGGACCTCCTGGCCGATTTCACACAATGGGCATCCATGAAGGAACCCGACCTGCTTTCCGGTGCCATACTGGTCGCGCGTTTTCAGTACCCGGATCTTGTTGTGAGCCAGGTATTGCAGGAAGTGGAAAAACTACGCCGAAACGTATGGCTCGAACTCAATACCTACCTCACTTCACTGGAACAGGCCAATGTACTGGGCACTATCCTGTACAATTATTTTAACCTGAAAGGACTGGAAACGTCCTATCAGCAACCCAACGATTTCCTCATCAACAAGGTACTGGATGCCAAAAAAGGCAACCCGGTGGGCAACGGAATACTGTATCTCATCCTTTGCGAAATGCTGGAGGTGTCCATTAAAGTGATCAATATCCCCCGCCAGTTTATTCTCGCCTATTTCGATTCAGAATTTGATTTTGAAGAAATGCGGCAGGAGCCTGAAGATAAAATTCAGTTCTACATCGACCCCATGAACGGGCATGTATATACGCAACAGGATATAGAAACCTATTTTAAACGGATATCCGTTCCGCCCACTGTTTCTTACTTCAAGCCCTTCAGCAACAAAAGGGTGATCCAGCACCTGCTGGAAGAACTCGCCAAATGCTTCGAGGACGAGAAGAATCTGTATAAGAAAGAAGAGTTGCTGCAACTCGCCAATATCGTTCACCCGTAA
- a CDS encoding alpha-L-fucosidase, whose translation MMPSIVKRMFASLVVICLLKGTFAQQRPAWAKETPEQKEKRMAWWTNDRFGLFIHWGLYAMPARHEWVQHYEKISPENYRKYFSLFNPDMFDPKEWARQAKLAGMKYMVITTKHHEGFCLWDTKFTEYKITNTPYGKDLIKPMVEAFRAEGIRIGFYYSLIDWNHPHFSLDGSHPPTPADPAKRAEENTKRDMKVYQQYMKDQLRELLTQYGKIDELFLDFSYNGKGRNEWDSENLLKLVRQLQPQIIVNDRLDLNDTDWGWDYKTPEQFIPSEWVKVNGKKVPWETCQTFSGSWGYHRDENTWKSVNQLILMLIETVSKGGNLLLNVGPTARGNFDERATERLEGIGKWMRYNNRSIYGCTEAPATFSKPPNCLLTYNATTKRLYIHVLQWPFKSLHLPGYKGKFRYAQFLHDGSEIRFSSPAASGSHTTETGNAGDVVLQLPVVKPGVEVPVIELILE comes from the coding sequence ATGATGCCTTCCATCGTTAAAAGAATGTTCGCTTCCCTTGTAGTGATTTGTCTGCTCAAAGGAACTTTCGCGCAGCAACGGCCTGCCTGGGCAAAAGAAACACCGGAACAGAAAGAAAAAAGAATGGCCTGGTGGACGAACGATAGATTCGGACTCTTTATTCACTGGGGACTTTATGCCATGCCGGCGCGCCACGAATGGGTACAACACTATGAAAAAATATCGCCAGAAAATTACCGCAAATATTTCTCCCTGTTCAATCCAGATATGTTCGATCCGAAAGAATGGGCGCGGCAGGCAAAATTAGCCGGTATGAAATATATGGTGATCACTACCAAGCACCACGAAGGTTTTTGCCTCTGGGATACAAAGTTCACGGAATACAAAATCACCAATACGCCTTATGGCAAAGACCTGATCAAACCTATGGTGGAAGCTTTTCGTGCGGAAGGGATCCGCATCGGCTTTTATTATTCTCTCATCGATTGGAATCATCCCCATTTCAGTCTGGATGGAAGTCACCCTCCCACGCCTGCAGATCCTGCGAAAAGGGCGGAAGAAAATACGAAGCGCGATATGAAGGTATACCAGCAATACATGAAGGACCAGCTCCGTGAGTTGCTGACGCAGTACGGAAAAATAGATGAACTGTTCCTGGACTTCTCCTACAACGGAAAAGGGCGGAACGAATGGGATTCGGAAAACCTCCTGAAACTGGTGCGCCAGCTCCAGCCGCAGATCATCGTAAACGACAGGCTGGACCTGAACGATACCGATTGGGGCTGGGATTATAAAACCCCGGAACAATTCATACCTTCTGAATGGGTAAAGGTGAATGGAAAGAAAGTACCCTGGGAAACCTGCCAGACTTTTTCCGGATCCTGGGGGTATCACCGAGATGAAAACACCTGGAAGTCCGTGAACCAACTCATCTTGATGTTGATCGAAACGGTGAGCAAGGGGGGCAACCTGTTGCTGAACGTCGGACCAACAGCAAGGGGCAATTTTGATGAACGTGCCACTGAAAGACTGGAAGGTATTGGAAAATGGATGCGTTACAACAACCGTTCGATCTATGGTTGCACGGAAGCGCCCGCCACTTTCAGCAAACCCCCAAACTGCCTGCTTACCTACAACGCCACCACCAAAAGACTCTATATCCATGTGTTGCAATGGCCCTTTAAATCGCTGCACCTGCCCGGGTATAAGGGTAAATTCCGTTATGCCCAGTTTCTGCACGATGGTTCAGAGATCAGGTTCAGCTCACCCGCTGCTTCAGGGAGCCATACCACGGAAACAGGTAATGCGGGGGATGTGGTGCTCCAACTGCCTGTTGTTAAACCAGGCGTAGAGGTTCCGGTGATTGAACTGATCCTGGAATAA
- a CDS encoding TonB-dependent receptor encodes MNKRISTLLIVVLVTFAKSSLFAQTKGDIRGVVISAETGKPLENATINVLLQKDSSTVGYKITDKKGEFSIANLNYGAYVLSLTFIGHEYKEVPFVLDKKSLLLDTVTLMNSAATLDEVVVSFKKPPMVVKEDTIEFNADSYKVKPEALAEDLLKKLPGIEVDRDGNITANGQQITQVYVDGKPFFGGDFKMATQNLPANILDKIQVVDKKTDKARFTKVDDGQREKIINITIKKDKRFGYFGRGNAGYGTDDRYNGRVTFNRFKGDRQISVFGSAGNINAGGRGDDQRASNGLNTNQRMGINYRNNYDKKLDIASSVSYGNNESITANDIKRQNVQTNPVLINDERQRGERNNKSFNWNADMEYKPDSMTEVRGKINATYGDNNNIQRNAIYLLRGFTDTSSAGYRNNFSNGNTLNFSGELNIMHRFKKERRSMTFGLTSNNGFSNNESIVNYFNEGTDVNGNPFTERRDQLTNNDSRNNRINLSFSYTEPIFKSNLIEFTYGYNWSVNNSDRETFDADNGKYDQLNDSLTNRFVNRSNNQRAGLKFVGIGKFYNYNFGVDMQDILQRNNNITKDSLVKQDFTNFLPSAGITFFNKKGRNINLFYNGEVRQPTLQQLQPVPDASDPLYQFSGNPDLKNEFTNNFNYKYDEVIRNSEININFAGSYSTTRDKIINNTVVDRSTGKRFVTPVNVNGVWQTGANLGYGMPIVKKVLRYSLSFGTNYNNGVSFVENKQNKLTNFNYNIGGRLNADVGEWLEFSYSTRFNRNSVKYSLQSNLNTVFYTNTHSFDISVEAPGGIELKSGFDIRENRGNTAQFNQTVSLLNAELVKHLMKRRMQISIQGFDLLNQNQNINRTVTPEFILDEVRNTLTRYFMLNIAYRFGKFGGGGGGRGPGGPGGGPRGGGGGFGGGRGMRM; translated from the coding sequence ATGAATAAACGCATCAGCACCTTACTGATCGTTGTGTTAGTAACCTTTGCCAAATCTTCACTTTTCGCGCAAACCAAGGGGGATATCCGCGGCGTTGTGATCAGCGCTGAAACGGGTAAACCCCTTGAGAACGCGACCATTAACGTGCTTCTTCAGAAAGACTCTTCCACGGTTGGCTATAAGATCACTGATAAAAAAGGGGAATTTTCTATTGCCAACCTCAATTATGGCGCTTATGTTCTGAGCCTCACCTTTATAGGCCATGAATACAAAGAGGTACCCTTCGTGCTGGACAAAAAATCCCTTTTGCTTGATACCGTTACCCTTATGAACTCCGCGGCCACCCTGGATGAAGTAGTGGTGAGCTTCAAAAAGCCGCCGATGGTGGTGAAAGAAGATACCATTGAATTCAACGCCGATTCCTATAAGGTAAAACCAGAGGCCCTTGCGGAAGATTTGCTCAAAAAACTTCCAGGGATTGAAGTGGACCGCGATGGCAACATCACGGCGAACGGTCAGCAGATTACCCAGGTTTATGTGGATGGGAAACCTTTCTTCGGCGGAGATTTCAAGATGGCCACGCAAAACCTGCCCGCGAACATCCTCGATAAAATACAGGTGGTAGATAAAAAAACAGACAAGGCACGTTTCACCAAAGTGGACGATGGCCAAAGGGAAAAGATCATCAACATCACCATTAAAAAAGACAAACGCTTCGGCTATTTCGGGAGAGGAAACGCCGGATACGGTACTGATGACCGTTACAATGGCCGCGTTACGTTTAACCGCTTCAAAGGCGACAGGCAGATTTCCGTTTTCGGCTCCGCGGGCAACATCAACGCAGGTGGCCGTGGGGACGACCAGCGTGCCAGCAACGGACTAAATACCAACCAGAGAATGGGTATTAACTACAGGAACAATTATGATAAGAAACTGGACATCGCTTCGTCGGTTTCTTACGGCAACAATGAGTCCATTACCGCCAACGACATCAAAAGACAAAACGTTCAAACCAACCCCGTACTCATTAACGATGAACGGCAAAGAGGGGAAAGAAACAATAAAAGCTTCAACTGGAACGCCGATATGGAATACAAACCGGATTCCATGACGGAAGTAAGAGGAAAAATCAATGCCACTTACGGTGATAACAACAATATACAGCGCAACGCCATTTACCTTCTCCGCGGTTTTACCGATACTTCCAGCGCGGGTTACCGGAATAACTTCAGCAATGGCAATACCCTGAACTTCTCCGGAGAACTGAACATCATGCACCGCTTCAAAAAAGAAAGAAGAAGCATGACCTTCGGCCTGACCTCCAATAACGGTTTCAGCAACAATGAATCTATTGTTAATTATTTCAACGAAGGCACTGATGTGAACGGAAATCCGTTTACAGAACGGCGGGACCAACTTACCAACAACGATTCCAGGAACAACCGCATCAATTTGTCGTTCTCTTATACAGAGCCGATCTTCAAATCCAATCTTATTGAGTTTACCTATGGCTACAACTGGAGCGTAAACAACAGTGACCGTGAAACATTTGACGCGGACAATGGCAAATACGATCAGCTGAACGACTCGCTCACCAACAGGTTCGTAAACAGAAGCAATAATCAACGTGCGGGATTGAAGTTCGTGGGCATAGGAAAATTCTACAATTACAATTTTGGCGTAGATATGCAGGATATCCTTCAGCGAAACAACAACATCACGAAGGACTCCCTCGTAAAACAGGATTTCACCAATTTCCTGCCGTCGGCCGGCATCACCTTCTTCAATAAGAAAGGTCGTAATATAAACCTGTTTTATAACGGAGAGGTGCGCCAGCCCACCCTTCAGCAACTGCAACCTGTTCCCGATGCCAGTGATCCATTGTACCAGTTCAGTGGGAATCCCGATCTGAAAAATGAATTCACGAACAACTTCAATTACAAGTATGATGAAGTGATCAGAAATTCAGAAATCAACATCAATTTCGCAGGAAGTTATAGTACCACCCGCGATAAGATTATCAACAATACTGTTGTTGACCGAAGTACCGGTAAACGTTTCGTAACGCCAGTAAACGTAAACGGTGTTTGGCAAACAGGGGCTAATCTGGGCTACGGCATGCCCATCGTCAAAAAAGTACTCCGTTATTCACTCAGCTTCGGCACAAACTATAATAACGGCGTATCCTTCGTGGAAAACAAGCAGAATAAACTGACCAACTTCAATTACAATATCGGCGGAAGACTGAACGCGGATGTAGGTGAATGGCTTGAATTCTCTTACAGCACACGTTTCAACCGAAACAGCGTAAAATATTCACTGCAATCAAACCTTAATACGGTTTTCTATACCAATACCCACAGCTTCGATATTTCCGTTGAAGCGCCTGGTGGCATCGAACTGAAATCCGGTTTCGATATTCGCGAAAACAGGGGGAATACCGCGCAGTTCAACCAAACCGTTTCCCTTCTGAACGCAGAACTGGTGAAGCACCTTATGAAAAGAAGAATGCAGATTTCCATCCAGGGATTTGACCTGCTGAACCAGAACCAGAACATCAACCGGACAGTTACCCCTGAATTCATCCTCGACGAGGTTAGGAACACACTCACCCGCTATTTCATGCTGAACATCGCTTACCGTTTTGGTAAGTTCGGCGGCGGTGGTGGTGGCAGAGGTCCGGGCGGACCAGGTGGCGGGCCACGTGGCGGTGGTGGTGGTTTCGGTGGCGGACGAGGGATGAGAATGTAA
- the tilS gene encoding tRNA lysidine(34) synthetase TilS, with product MLSAFRQYIKEKKIIHPNERLLVAVSGGVDSVLLARFCVEAGYLVTLAHCNFQLRGEESKRDEAFVRTLADELGVPLLVRHFDTVQLAETAGKGIQELARDLRYGWFNTLIAQGTEQVADIILTAHHADDNIETLLMQFFRGTGLNGLCGMEPRQNKLVRPLLFARKSELLEYAKANNISYVEDSSNLSDKYTRNYFRHAVLPLLREVYPQVEQNLLENIHRFRDTHELYSAYIEKLRKKLIQPKGIPVLLLAKQPGLHTITYELLKPYGFSAAQVPEVLRLLAAQSGRQVQSASHRIIRHRNWLVITEVKLRPEGMVVVEEGVRQVDFAVGTLSIETRSKADNWQPQLEATVAQLNENEIRYPLIVRPWKTGDYFYPLGMKKKKKISRFLIDLKMPVHQKERVYVVETAGRIAWVIGYRIDERFKIKESTVSLLELKFFPQP from the coding sequence ATGCTTTCAGCATTCAGACAATACATCAAGGAGAAAAAAATCATTCACCCCAACGAACGGCTGCTCGTTGCCGTTAGTGGAGGAGTGGATTCGGTATTGCTTGCCCGTTTTTGTGTGGAAGCCGGTTACCTGGTTACGCTTGCGCATTGTAATTTTCAATTGCGTGGCGAAGAAAGCAAACGCGATGAAGCATTTGTGCGCACTTTGGCTGATGAACTCGGGGTTCCATTGCTGGTGCGGCATTTTGACACCGTTCAACTTGCCGAAACAGCTGGAAAAGGTATCCAGGAACTGGCACGTGACCTGCGTTATGGCTGGTTCAACACGCTTATCGCGCAGGGAACAGAACAGGTGGCAGATATCATACTCACCGCGCACCATGCGGATGATAACATTGAAACGCTGCTGATGCAGTTCTTCCGGGGAACCGGGTTGAACGGACTTTGTGGCATGGAGCCACGGCAAAACAAACTTGTTCGTCCGTTACTTTTTGCCCGGAAATCCGAACTCCTCGAATACGCAAAGGCAAACAATATCAGTTATGTAGAAGATTCTTCCAACCTGTCTGATAAATATACGAGGAACTATTTTCGTCATGCGGTACTTCCTTTATTGAGAGAAGTATATCCGCAGGTGGAACAGAACTTACTGGAGAATATCCATCGCTTCAGGGATACGCATGAACTGTATTCAGCTTACATTGAAAAACTCCGGAAGAAACTTATTCAACCCAAAGGTATCCCGGTGTTGCTCCTGGCAAAGCAGCCGGGGTTGCACACCATTACGTATGAATTACTGAAACCTTATGGTTTTTCGGCGGCACAGGTGCCTGAGGTACTGCGTTTACTGGCTGCGCAATCGGGCAGGCAGGTGCAGTCTGCCAGTCACAGGATCATCCGGCACCGGAACTGGTTGGTGATTACTGAAGTTAAATTGCGCCCCGAAGGTATGGTTGTGGTGGAAGAAGGGGTGCGGCAGGTAGATTTTGCCGTGGGAACACTATCTATAGAAACCAGGAGCAAAGCTGATAACTGGCAACCGCAGCTGGAAGCAACTGTTGCGCAGTTGAATGAGAATGAAATCAGGTATCCCCTCATTGTTCGTCCCTGGAAAACCGGAGATTATTTTTACCCCTTGGGGATGAAGAAAAAAAAGAAGATCAGCCGGTTCCTTATTGATCTTAAAATGCCGGTGCATCAAAAGGAGCGGGTATATGTAGTGGAAACCGCGGGCCGTATTGCCTGGGTAATCGGTTACCGGATTGATGAGCGTTTTAAGATCAAAGAAAGCACCGTTTCGTTGCTGGAACTGAAGTTTTTCCCGCAGCCATAA
- a CDS encoding glutamine--tRNA ligase/YqeY domain fusion protein, whose amino-acid sequence MSEEKKTLNFLEEIIEEDIRSGKHGGRVQTRFPPEPNGYLHIGHAKSICLNFGIAAKYGGKTNLRFDDTNPVTEDTEYVDSIKEDVRWLGFEWENELYASDYFDQLYAFAVALIQKGLAYVDDSTPEQIAAGKGTPTEPGIPTPYRSRTIEENLDLFTRMKNGEFADGAKVLRAKIDLASPNMHFRDPIIYRIKHAHHHRTGDKWCVYPMYDFAHGQSDSIENITHSICTLEFIPHRPLYDWFIEQLEIFPSRQFEFARLNLTYTVMSKRKLLQLVNEKHVSGWNDPRMPTISGFRRRGYTPSSIRTFCDKIGIQKRENVIDMSLLEFCIREELNKTALRRMAVLDPIKMVITNYPEGQVEELEGENNPEAENGGGSRTIPFTRELWIEREDFMEHPPKKFFRLGPGLMARLKHAYIVKCEDFKKDEAGNITEIHCTYIPESKSGADTSGINVKGTIHWVSVQHAAKAEVRLYDRLFKVENPASEEGDFKEYINPDSLQVVTDAYIEPALLDADNGQAYQFIRKGYFCLDTDSTPEKLVFNRTVTLKDAWAKEVKKAQ is encoded by the coding sequence ATGAGCGAAGAGAAAAAAACATTGAATTTCCTGGAAGAAATTATTGAAGAAGACATCCGTTCCGGTAAGCATGGCGGCCGCGTTCAAACCCGCTTTCCGCCGGAGCCCAACGGATACCTGCATATAGGCCACGCCAAAAGCATCTGCCTCAATTTCGGCATCGCGGCCAAATACGGAGGAAAAACCAACCTCCGTTTCGATGATACCAACCCGGTTACCGAAGACACCGAATATGTGGACAGTATCAAGGAAGATGTGAGATGGCTCGGTTTTGAATGGGAAAATGAATTGTACGCCTCCGATTATTTCGATCAGCTTTATGCGTTCGCCGTGGCCCTTATTCAGAAAGGACTCGCTTATGTGGACGACAGCACGCCCGAACAAATCGCCGCAGGTAAAGGAACACCCACTGAACCCGGTATACCCACGCCTTACCGCAGCAGAACAATAGAAGAGAACCTCGACCTGTTCACCCGCATGAAGAACGGGGAATTCGCCGACGGCGCCAAAGTGCTCCGCGCGAAGATCGACCTCGCTTCTCCCAACATGCACTTCAGGGATCCGATTATCTACCGCATCAAACACGCGCACCACCACCGTACCGGCGATAAATGGTGCGTTTACCCAATGTACGATTTCGCACACGGACAAAGCGACAGTATCGAAAATATTACGCACTCTATCTGTACGCTGGAATTTATTCCGCACCGTCCGCTCTACGACTGGTTCATTGAACAACTGGAAATATTTCCTTCCCGGCAGTTTGAATTCGCACGGCTTAACCTCACCTACACGGTAATGAGTAAGCGCAAACTGCTGCAACTGGTGAACGAAAAGCACGTTTCGGGCTGGAACGATCCCCGGATGCCCACGATATCCGGTTTCAGAAGGAGAGGCTATACCCCTTCCAGCATCCGTACTTTCTGCGATAAAATCGGTATTCAGAAAAGAGAGAACGTGATTGATATGAGTCTGCTCGAATTCTGCATCCGGGAAGAACTCAACAAAACCGCGCTCCGCAGGATGGCCGTACTGGATCCCATTAAAATGGTGATCACCAATTATCCCGAAGGGCAGGTAGAGGAACTGGAAGGAGAGAATAACCCGGAAGCGGAAAACGGCGGCGGCTCCCGTACCATTCCTTTCACCCGTGAGCTCTGGATCGAAAGAGAAGATTTTATGGAGCACCCTCCCAAGAAGTTCTTCCGCCTCGGACCAGGACTGATGGCCCGTTTGAAGCACGCTTACATCGTAAAATGTGAGGATTTCAAAAAGGATGAGGCAGGTAACATTACTGAAATTCACTGTACTTATATTCCCGAAAGTAAAAGCGGTGCCGATACCAGCGGCATCAACGTAAAGGGCACGATCCATTGGGTAAGCGTGCAACACGCGGCCAAAGCGGAAGTGCGTTTGTACGACCGCCTGTTCAAAGTGGAAAATCCCGCTTCAGAAGAGGGTGATTTCAAGGAGTACATCAATCCGGATAGTCTGCAAGTGGTAACGGACGCTTACATTGAACCCGCTTTGCTGGACGCTGATAACGGTCAAGCCTACCAGTTTATCCGGAAAGGCTATTTCTGCCTGGATACGGACAGTACGCCCGAAAAACTTGTGTTTAACCGTACCGTTACGCTGAAAGATGCGTGGGCAAAAGAAGTGAAGAAAGCACAATAG
- a CDS encoding tetratricopeptide repeat protein, translating into MDRIVKLKAFLEQNPTDSFLQHALALEYIKLGDESAAKELFEAILTREPGYIGSYYHLGKLLERTGATEAAVQWYEKGMEQAKAAGDQHAYNELQAAWEDLVY; encoded by the coding sequence ATGGACAGGATTGTGAAATTGAAAGCATTTTTAGAACAGAATCCCACCGATTCGTTCCTGCAACACGCGCTTGCGCTGGAATACATTAAACTGGGCGATGAGTCCGCTGCGAAAGAATTGTTTGAAGCAATTCTCACGCGCGAACCCGGGTACATCGGCTCTTATTACCACCTCGGAAAATTGCTGGAAAGGACCGGCGCCACGGAAGCCGCCGTGCAGTGGTACGAAAAAGGAATGGAACAGGCCAAAGCCGCAGGCGATCAGCACGCGTACAACGAGCTGCAGGCGGCCTGGGAAGACCTCGTATATTAA